In the Hermetia illucens chromosome 1, iHerIll2.2.curated.20191125, whole genome shotgun sequence genome, CATCTTATGAGCAGCATGACTGAAAAGCAGTAGCTAGGTACTGCTTATATTTATTCGTCGTGTCTCcttcttggacgaaaccgtctagtcttttttctttcattggGTGTTTGCCCATGAACCGCATGTCCACGGATAAAAAGTGGCACAGCAAGTTGTTGTACATTTAATGCAGTCCACCATTAATTTGAAGGTGTGCTTATCActcctcaaataaatttataaacaaatccaaattcAATTTCCGATAATTGTATTAAAGACAAGAAGAGATTGCGagctacctttccaccaaatttggtgtcagtcgctacaaccgtttccgagaaaaatgtgcatgacagacagatattgataagggacccagaacaataaatcctcacctgagggaaacaggttggtcatcaaaaATACTGACGATTTTTGGAGCTATTGCAAtggaacaccgagtttactggaacggccatagaaaaagcatcgtAACTATCCTGACAGATAAGTATACCGAGCATATGACGCTTCCATTCCAAGCCGTACACACTCTCGGAAACGCAACCCTAACTtctggtggaacgctgaaatagcgaagtaTTGTACGGAATGCCTGAAGGCCAAGAAGGCGGTGTCAACGCTGAAGAAACACACCAGAGTATCAACAAATGTACCTCAAATGTAAACGGGCACGCAAAAAGTTGCCGCAGCCCCTGGCAATGATCGAATCCCTAACAAGGCACTGAAACTAGCAATGAAAATGACACCAAGCAGActacctaaaagaagggtcccTTCCAGCAGAGTAGTATTTtccttgtattgatcccgaagacaggtaagccgataagtgaaccaacatcctacagacctatctgtcttctgaatacaataggcaaggtcctcgagaGGGTAAACTGTAACCGGCTAAATTcaataattgatagtggcggttatttatcaaatatacTGTTTGGCTTCCAAGGCGaagttggtgctctttacaaatCGGCAGAAACAGAAAACTCTTAAAATTAACATGCGGACACAACCTGTTGTTCCAAGCAgacgagaaatcatttcggccatcaatgcactcaaacggagcaaagctgctgggcttgatggtctccttgcagagttatttatcgctacacctgcagttactacaagtcgatgacaagatggtgcaactgatggccatattccagcagtttttccatcacttgcctcAGCGAGAGAATCTGACTTGTTGCtaatttgcatggagtgaagcctctttggtatagtgagaagtagctttgtactcatttggccctctagcgtctaaTAGGGCAGGCAGCGTTCTTTcgaataatccctcaatatccgcaagagatagcttggcacgtggaatgagttttctaatgtgcctagcagcctttctatcttacggaattgaaagcatttctgatatcaagcgttatgaggagcactatccgtcgaaatcGGCGGATGTGTGCCTCAATTCGaagaaccgcatctacgaccgcCATAATAGATGAAGATATGGATGTctctgttctaaacccgaactgctcGCTTCAGCGAGCCTACTCCTGATAAGCTTCTCGAGCACATTCCCCGCCGTGGCAAGCATCCACAGCCTtcgatatgcagacgggagctccggttCTCCTTTACTCTTACTTATCACAGTGAGTACGGCCattttccagcgacaagaaaaaaggccttccttcaagcaagcattgaacgcctcaagcagcaagtctggcggatagcggaacaccagtttgtaaattcCCGCcgtgatgccatcaggacctggcgccttcttgtttttcatagtgagaaccgcttcttcgagctctctcattgtgaaaaggggcaatCCTCGGCGATTTCCGCACTATTAACATGAACCCGTACAAGATGTcttgggaataatgcccgtacaatgagGTCCATCTAGTCAGTACTTGATATACAGGGCAtccgcagagtcccgattttccgggtgacaagcttttagccaagtccccacgggtcctcaataacctcgttgacaaggttctgccaggcgcgagctttgcttttatttatagcgcagCGGAGTCTCTTTTTTGCAGATCTATACGGTACTATGtagcatgcctcctcgttggcgtgtaaacgttttGCCAAACGATGAAGCTTATGATACTCCCtctgtaggtcggcaatttctgccgtccaccagtacctcacatgccgtcgttatcaggctcATCACCGAAGTTACGACGGTGTAAGCTgcaacactaccaccccccggagcgtCCTCCAacgcggctctgcctgctccaagaacttcgacgaacttcccgatattGACTTtcacgacattccacaggctggggtagcgtcgcgttggtgctcgcctgCAAATAGCgttaaccacttcgaacgtTAGGTAGTCAATagtcaaaaaaactaaaccagcTCTAATGGTGACGTGAAGTGTCGGGGCGGGTTGATACGACCGAAGATTTCTTTACCAAAGGAGCTAAACAGCCACCCGGGTTGATAAGGAAAGGAACTAAATTGCAAAAACTTAACGCGCACGGAATAGACGGGGTAGGATCAACTCTGAGCCGACTCAGACATCTACGGGACGAGTTGCCCCATCTTCTTTGCTTCCTCATGGAGGGGAAGGGGCAGATGTTATGATGGCCCTGCGGCGGCCCACCCCGACCTAAACGTTCACCCGCTTCCAATATAATAAAGGGGACCCTAAACAATCTAGAGGACCGACACTCTCCGGAAGAGAGTTAGAGCAAAAACAACAAACGTTTTCCTCAGCTTTTGCCCATCCACACGCgggatcagtttcgccatttgtttctatcaaatgcctgatctggatgtaatcgggaGTCTTTTTAATCCCAATCTAGCGTATCTGCCACTGTTGTTTGGCCGATCTTTTGGTCATAATTATGGATAATATAATAGCATAGCAATAACTGTTGATAGGAAGAGTCGCAGCAACTCTGGTACATACGCATCAACTGTGACCCCAGGTTAGGCGCAAACTCTGTTACAGCTGAGAGTCcggcgttgcatcaccttggcaccaacacggtcactaaggctgtcaaccaacgaAACTCCCATAACAATCTCAACGCCTTTTCAATTCTGAAAATATTCGGAGGAATTCCTGAAAGTTCAGCTGTATCTTCGCTTTTCGTGTTCTCAACGAAGATATTGTATAGGGTTTCCAGCATTTTCTGCCGTTATTCGTCGTAACTCCGTTaagaaagttgaacgaatttatttattattctttttcaaaCTGAGAAAAAAAATCGTGTTTAGCGAAAACTAGTAATTTAGACTTTGCGGGGCAATCCGTTTTTCTATATATCCTTAATTTGAGATTTAACTTGTTTCTACAAATATTCATCAAATGTGTCATTTACACGTTTTAATTTTCTATAAATTTGATTGGAATTTTTGAACCAAggagaatttaaattttcattttcacctCAAATTGAGTTATTGCCTATACGCTACACATTTCTCACTAGGTGGCACGCCCTATTGTCAACTGACCAAAAGACTGAATTTGCTGAATAGAATTCAGCTGTCAAGTAGCCAATCGTAGAACATTCCGAAAGGTCGCAAATTCTTTCTGTCAAATATTTCTGTAATCTGTCATCCGTGTGTGGGATCTGAAGGCAAGTTAATCCTTAAATATTTAGGTAATCCTTGAGTTTGTCGCTTTTAAAAGTTGCTTTTATTACGTTGTGTTTGGATTGGATTCATTTTCATTGTTCATTTTACGCCTGACCGTTGTTGACTTTCACTTTTCAAGCCGGCATAAAATTCTAGCGGTCGAGAGTGCGAATTCCATTTTGAATTTCTTACTTTGGTGTGAATTGATTTTGGTGACATTTTGACAAAGTCGTAATAGTGATTTATTTCAATGTAATTTCAGATTAAAAAGCAAAATGCCAGAATTGACTGAACTTAAGCAAGACGCTGCCCCAAGCACAGCCACAGAGGCCGAAGCTCGCATCGAGGATGACGCCAGCGACGTTGAGTCAGAAGATGAGGACACCATCCCAGACTTGGAGGATGCCAGCAACACAGCCACACAATTGGGTGGCGGAGTGACTGGTCTGCCCATGGACATGGTGTCGAAGGCCAAACAGTCGCGTGGAGAGAAGAAAGCCCGGAAAATCATGCTCAAGCTGGGATTGAAACAGATCCAAGGAGTCAACAGAGTTACGATCCGCAAGTCAAAGAACATCCTGTTCGTGATCAACAACCCAGACGTGTACAAGAACCCACACAGCGATACGTACATTATCTTCGGCGAGGCCAAGATCGAGGACTTGTCGCAGCAAGCTCAACTTGCCGCCGCCGAGAAGCTGAAGGAGACCGCGCCTGGAGCATCAGACACCGCTGGCGCCACGACATTCGTCCCACCGATCGCCGAGGAAGACGAGGAGGAAGTGGACGAGACCGGCGTCGACGAGAAGGACATTGAGCTGGTGATCTCGCAAGCGAACACAACCCGCGCCAAGGCCATCCGCGCTCTCAAGAACAACAACAATGACATTGTCAATGCAATCATGGAGCTGACTATGCTGTAAGGTCGGAGGCGTGCCTGAAAGGGTGACTGCCATCGCCGGGCACCGTCTCCGAATTTAGATTGGCTCGTTAAAATAGTTTGGATATTTTAATCAATGAGTAACGGAATAGAATAACGTCTTTCGCGGAAGTAATTGCTAATTAAGCTTAATTATTAGGAGATATGGAGTACCACCCACTTGCAAGCGTGTTTATTCATTGTATTATCTCAAAAGTAAAATTGTTGATCGTGAGGAACCATtgataggggaaatcctgcattTGGGACGCACGCTTGGTCATGCGTTAATGAAATTCATACATATTAATAAACAAATTATAAATAGAAACCTTGGAGTGAGTCTTTTCATTTGAAACGCGGGAAATATTGTGGTTTTGATAAGAAGTCGGTGTCTGGCTACCATACCGCATTGTAGATTTTTCCAGAACGAAGGTGACTGCTTCCATCAATGATATCGAATGCGATTAGTTAGGAAATACTCGTGGGATTCCATGAACCAATTAATAAGCGCTTTTTTGGTGCCTCTTGTAATTCATCGGAAAGGGTGGGTGGCCAGGTATCAGCGGCTGAGGAGTCCAGTTAACGTTGTAGTGCGCCGTTATGATgtcacaaacttctaagaccgtggctgctgttatgagagcaaggaggcagggTCCACCCGGCTCAGATCTTCTCCCACGTTGCAGCTAGAGATTGCTctaaggtcctcaaagaatggtttacctagtgtccgtagcataactctagctagagctaggcaatcgTAGTGCCTGGGGGTTCTCTCATCTCCGCAACTTCgataatgcgaattgtaggatatgccgagtTTGACGACGTGGTCCTCTATGAAccagtgcctcgtgcagaccgccgtaatcttgtatgcatttgcacgcgtctggcaaaggagctctcgcgatcgggttttgtCCTCCTTGGTTTGGTACAGAGGGTGAGTAGATTCCGCCTTTGGCAGTCACCAGCGAGACACCAACTGTACCCGCTGAACGACTGCCAAGAGTATAGCCTCGCCTGGTCAATCCattagcccgctcattcccctctatgttcctgtgaccgggaacccagaggaggatcaccttgagcgtgccacccagactgtttagcgcgtttctgcactgccccaccagcctggagcgTTTCGTCGCttagtacaaagccttaatagtCCCTTGGctccagaatggctatgttacgcttggggctcgaatctcactccagtagtcaaccaaaaatatcgccagtactacCACTTAGAATacatgaaacctgggagaccatacgactcagaTACACtgggtattcgagaaaaccccaacACTGACTCCACAGACCGTCTTTCATCCGTcattgaagaatactgtgttatAGCCATGCAACACGATGCCGGTCTTCCGCTCTGCCCTGaatggaaagtccacagcaaagtttttcgtAAAGTtctgcttgcgtgtggcatagtccgtgcggaatgcccagatttcccgaggtacttcgtctaggatgttcgctgtccagcatccggactcaagtAGCcggacggcactgcacgctaaaacgtatttaatgtggaggtctagagggaagagatgcaggagtacattgaaaacATCTGTCGGGCAGGGCTGCATAGCCCCGGTAACACCTGCATACGCGGTTAAGTAAATCttattaagcttcattctatagtactttttgctcaaagccgtACGTTAGGGTGTACATCTAggaaaccatcctcggccgcagaccccatttttttccaaaggttctcttgcagctatagaaggctatacaggccttcttaaccctcagttctatgttcaatctccaatttagtttcggAACAGGGACTAAACCCAAAAACCATTGAAGGAAAGAACCaacctttgttcattcagccgtggtaggtggaattcagtacccttgtcttggtggtgaatagcatcgaTTCCGTTTTTCTTGAGTTTAAGCCGAGTCAGAATACTCTGCTattcaatattcgtaaaatttcgtccatcactattaaccagagcaccggagaaatggcgccaccctggggagTGACTCTATTCACAActatggtcaagtggttgccaccCCGactcgactggattatcctggtacttagcattgatataatccaatgcgtaaggtacccctccaatccaatactggtcaaggcttccttgattccGTCGATACTAACGTTGTTGCGTTGTATATGCTCGCTCTATATACAAGAAGGcaactagggtatactgcttgtactgcagtgaccactCAACTGTGTCAATTAGCTCGTGGAGAGCGGTCTCTGCATATTTGCCTTTGAGGGGctcatgctgggacttagagaaaggcgttctctccataatcgttattaagtggatgtccagggcgCGCTCTATGGTCTTTAACActaaagaggtgaggctgattggtcgaaagtccttcgcggactcatggccgcgcctactcgctttcggtatgaaaacaactcgtgcgcgtctccaagactgtagtacgtatcctaaagagatacagctccggtaaatctcaacaaaccgCGGCACATCCCATTCCTGCTGCTACTGAAGCATGATTTGCATGATGCCAACTGGGCCCGAAGATTTATATgcgaagaagctgtttatagtccagccgatcttatcctcgataATTTCCGATTTGTTAGTCTCGCACGGTTGGGGTGGTTGCAAATCCTCGAAACAAACcgttgactcacagtcctctttGTTGGCGGGAAattgcgtctgaaccagcagcttcaaggtttcacaaaaagattccgtccaggagccttctgattttttaaaaaacggTTGGCCCggatttgctggtgctttcgatgttctgacaatagtccaaccaagaccgcctcttggcgatcttgatggccaacttgtatttcttcaggcagtcgttgtatggctgccaatatttatgcctgtaacaGATGTTGAATATTTCCCTGATCAGCTTCCTGAAGCTGGTAGATCTTcattcttgctgtatttaaggCAAGAAGATTAGCCAAGGCGCACTTCGGGTACTATatatttatctgcgttaccctcagcatgatctgtttcatgggggattcgtcagtccccgtcggaccgtcgatcctcatttCCTCCAACAGCTTGTTGGCGACGTCAGTTGGATCCAGGTTATCGTGCGGTTTTGCAGAGGGAAACACCTTCATCTTTGTGTTGCTGACTCTGAATTGCACTTTATAGCCTacattttccagtgcctccaggcactctccgtttatacgcaGCAGAAAAAGGTTGGCTGTATGTCTAGggtttctcctcctccttaataACTATCTAGTCGTCCATGAGAATCTTGGAGATTTGAAGGTGCAGGGATTGGACGTACTTTTCCTTATCCGTGCGGATCTTCCGCAACTAAATGCGAGCGAtaggtctcctgggaatctcgtcgtagaggattactttgagctttacgcccttcc is a window encoding:
- the LOC119661453 gene encoding nascent polypeptide-associated complex subunit alpha, yielding MPELTELKQDAAPSTATEAEARIEDDASDVESEDEDTIPDLEDASNTATQLGGGVTGLPMDMVSKAKQSRGEKKARKIMLKLGLKQIQGVNRVTIRKSKNILFVINNPDVYKNPHSDTYIIFGEAKIEDLSQQAQLAAAEKLKETAPGASDTAGATTFVPPIAEEDEEEVDETGVDEKDIELVISQANTTRAKAIRALKNNNNDIVNAIMELTML